The Elaeis guineensis isolate ETL-2024a chromosome 11, EG11, whole genome shotgun sequence genomic interval GGGAAGGGGTAACGGTTTTGGGGAAAGGTTAAATGAGGAGAGTAGGGAGGGATTGGGAGTAGTGTTAATGTAGCTTTTACTTTGGGTTATAGCTTCTAATTGCTTATTACCATTCTTTATCATATATTACCTTCTTATGTGTCAgatatggaattttttttttaataatgagtgtatttcaagattttttttttctttgtagaaAATTCTTAATAGCATGGTTAGAAATTACTAAAGTTATGCCTTGCCCCGGGTAAAATACTAAAGATATGTAAAATGAAGAATATGAAAACATTTTACCAATAAGAAGCCCAAATATACAAAAGATAAAGTAAATTGGACCgaccatttctttttttttttttaaaatattttggacAGAAGAATATTGCCTAACTGTTCAATCCACATCAATTTCAATTCATTCAGAACCCGTTTGGTACtattgctatttttttatttttatttctctatAATTAGCAAAATTTTGTATGAAGATTGATATTGGAGACAGGAACTTTTACCATTAATTTTCACTTctattttcatttttcttttgaaaGTCATATAATAGAGCTTCGCTGCTAAAagcttttaatattttttaaaaaaaatctaaaagtagCAGATTTCAAGGTGCATTTGTTAAATCtacttcaatttttttctaaattttttgaaaacagaaaaatagcaaacaaaagCAATACCAAAATTAAGGCTCTCATGACCAACCACATGAAGTTCTAGACACATCACCCTCCCCAGATTTGAGAAATTATTTTTGGACCAAATTATGTGGACATCATTCATACttcatttcattgattgaatgaaagaaattatagaAGAGTGAAGGCGCTCCTCCAAAACTTGCGCTCCAGGTTAAGTAactaaaaaatcaatgaaaaaacaAAAATAGTCAAGCTGTTGCGAAGCTTGCCTCGCAAGAACAGATGCTGTGGCAATTTAAATAAAACAGTCAAAGCTTGTTGCAAAAGAAACCAGAAAACAATATCGGAATAAGACGGTCCATTCCCTTCATTTGTTCTCTATATATACACATATCCAGGGACAATTCAAACCCATCACGAACTAGGAAGAGAATGGCAGCAGCAGGAGATCACGAGGTGAAGTTGCTGGGGTTTTGGGCGAGCCCCTTCGTCATGAGGGTGAGCATCGCCCTAAACCTCAAGAGCGCAGGCTACGAGAGTTTGGATGAGGTGCTGGGGACTAAGAGCGAGCTTCTCCTCAAGTCCAACCCAGTTTACAAGATGATCCCTGTCCTCATCCACGAGGGCAAACCCATTTGCGAGTCCATGATCATAGTCGAGTACGTGGATGAAGTCTGGGCCGGCAGGGGGCCTCCCATTGTCCCCTCTGACCCATATGATCGTGCCATTGCTCGCTTCTGGGCCGCCTACATCGATGACAAGGTATTGCTCCAAACCTGTTTGGTCTAAGTAACATTGAGATCATATATTCACCAATCTTATGAGTCATGAACATCTTTTCTACTTCCTTCTTTATGATAGCTTCCTTCTGCGGTCCGGACCATAATAGGAATGCTTAAAGGGAACAAGGCAGAAGCAGTGGAACAAATAgccgccatgctcccactgctggAAGATGCTTTCAAGATATGTGGCAAAGGAAAGGACTTCTTCGGAGGGGATGCTATCGGCTACTTGGACATTGCACTTGGGAGCTGGTTGGGGTGGATCAGGGCTGTGGAGAGGATAGTTGGTGTCAAGCTGCTGGAGGAGAAAAAGACTCCTCTTTTGGTGGGATGGTCTGAGCGTTTCTGTGTGGATGGTGCTGTGATGAACGTGATGCCAAAGGCTGATGATTTGGTCGAATTCAGCAAAGTGTATGTGTGACGCTGCCCCTATctgttggataaaatttttatggccgGATTACCTATGGAAGAAATTATGATCGGACCGTCATCGTCTGCCATATCTCCAAAGCATGCGTTAAAATAGGAATGAATAAATCCTAGGCATATTTGAACAGTTTTGATAAGcatcacataatctttaagaatttatccatttctatttttttagtattttaacaCACGCATTTCAGAATGTGGCAGACGATGACGgtccaatcataattttttttatgatcgatCCGATCATGAAAATTTTATCTCTATCTGTTTGTCCCTTTTCGAGTATGAGTCTTACTATTGGATCAATAAATTGAATTGGCATGTCCCAGAGAATATGTAATAAGTCAGCCTAGCtggaagaagaaaataatcacGTCAGAATAATGACTACCTTGAATGTGCTTAGCAATTTCAATATACGTATGCATACGGTGTTTTAGAATCCAAGCATTTTCTAGCACCTTTCTAGATGCAGTTGGGATTCTTTGCGCTCCATGTTTTGCACCACACGGGACTATAAAACTACGTTAGTTGCTGCATCATCCATCTCGAAAAAAGATGACTATTCTTGTCTCGCATGCATCATGTTTGAAAGGAAATATAATTGTTTAAATTTCCAGATGAGGAATAATTCTTCGTCTCCAGGATGGATGATGCGGTGACTATTTAGATTTTTATAACTCTTTACCCGTGAAAAAGGCATCGCAGAGGATTTAAACTCCGACAAATCATGCCAAATTTAATTTTCTTGGCTGGATTCTCCTAGGATATAGCAACATATAATAGGACTAATGACTTGCCCTGAATCCATGGACCACGTACTTCAGAAAAATGTGACAACCAAATACATCTGGTAGTCATATTTTAATAACTTTCAAATGATTAAAAATGGAAGAATATGTTCTGCACGATGCTAATTTTTTACGATCTCATAGCTTTTGAAGTGGTCAATTTGTTAATTTTTCATGATGTCATAGTTTTCGAAGATGGCGATTTCTAACCTGAATCATTAATCTAGCCTAACTTATCCGAAATAAacgaatttgaatgagcaatttTCATAATTGGACTGAGTTTGGGTTAGCCAAGGCCAACATATTTACTGGCCCTCCAATCCAACGAGGTACCATTGTTTggataaataatcaaaatttctATCCTCAAACCCCTAAGATATTGTTTATCATGCGATGGGTAATGCGTTAACGAATAATTGTTTGGAACGATCAAAAAGCGGTGAACAGCATGGGAATAAGAGTGAATAAAATATACCGGAAAGAAAAGGCGGAGGGAAACACATGATTCCCCTCTCGTCGTTCCAACTCTGCGTTGCCCCTATTATTGTTCTTATTTTGTTTTTATTTAGTCGAAGTGTCTAATTAGGTGGTGAACAACATTTCTTGAGGCAAACAATGAAGAAGTAAGGTGCTTCACCCCAGGAGTATGTTATTAAAAGGGTATCTAGAAGTTACACGAGAGTACCATGAACCTATTGAGGGGGTACATGGAATTAGCTAGTGAACAACTTATCGGGTTGGTAGTTGGGTATGGGTCAACATATACCATCGACGGGTATTCTCCTCAACCTAATCATAAATGGGCTGCATCCATCGAACTTGATCCATTACCAACCCTAATTTGAAGGAATTAACATCACAAGGATGTGCATTAATTTATAGTGACCACTCAAGTTTATCCGAGCCATTCTATCAAACGAATCCGTCTTTTGGGATTCAAAACCAACCCAACAACCACATATGCAATGTCAGTTTTCCAACATCTGTTAGTTTTTGATCGGGAGCTATTTCAGACCGACATCCATGAACCTGCTGAACTCTCAAAAATTAAGTGGCTTTGGATTAGGGCTCCCATGATTTGGGTGAGGCAAGAACAATGCAATAGATTACTAAACTCTGAAATCTTAtagctctataaaaaaaatagagaaagaattTCAACCTGTTGATTTAAATTCTTAGGCCTccgtaactttttttttttcctttcaaaaaTACAAAAATACACTAAAAAAAAACCATGATTACCTCCGGAATAAAAACCGCAAAAGAAAACCAGGATCCGGTCAACTCCGCCATAATAATATTGATTCTGGTGTTTCGTGGATAGGTGAGTCCTGCTTCATGTTATTTTCACCGTATCGTTCTGCCCGCCACCGAGCAGTTGCTTGGATGGTGTGGCAATGAATCGGCGGCTCGATTTCAAGTGGCGTTTGTCGTCAAGTGGATTCGTCCTTTTGATCTCTGAAAAAGTTATTCcttttttaagaaagaaaaagggcGCTGCCACCAACCAAATTCAAAACTAGATTACTAAGACCTCTGTCAAAGCGTGCGCCGAGGAAGTACTAATCCATGGCACTAAATCTAGTTATTACTATTCACTTTAATTCAATTTCAATTAAAAAGATCTAAATTCTAGTTCTTCGTgacctaatcaagaagaaaaaaaaaaattctaaacccatagaattcaaattttacaaaaattatgGAAAAGTGGAAAATATTAATGGAAGTAGAGTTgttgtaattattattattattgatgatTCATAAACTAGGATATATAATCTCTATTTATAATAGTAAGATTTACGCTTCTATAATTTGGATCATATGTCTCTTCTAGTTTGAACAAGATTGACTTTCTTAGAATATACATGATGAGTGTAAATAAACATGAATAGTTTAAATCCTATAAAAGATGGATATTGACTTTTGTATGTACTTTGCTTCTATTGCTTTGTCAAATTCTTTGCAGATTAACAAAAGATATGCATGATCAAAGTATTttctaaaagaaaaatttttattttgattgatttattttgaagcctaaatattgaaatttagatctggtCACTCGATGTGCTGTGCCCTCTATGAGATGATGCCATGTCATAGAGCTCAATAAAGTATttgatttgaataaaaaattgtctaaatcagatgTTATACAACCTAGTTAtaatcttgtaagtttatatgcAATTTCACTTTCTAATATAGCGGATTTCATTTCTCGATACTATTCAGTCATATAAGAGTAGCCAAAAGATACTACAAGAAATTGGGGTTTTGTCGACGCAATATTTACCTATGCAAAATTTTGCATAGGTAAAGAGTACAATTAGCTACGCAAAAAAATAAACATCGATAAATGGGCATAATTAGCGATGCTTTCAAAAAATcatcataaaatataattattgatgtaaaattagtgTCGGCATTTAAACCAAAGCATCGATAGTGGGTggtcttaattttttaattttggtaaATCATTTGCTGATGCTAAATTTGCATAGGCAATATGCCGAATTGCCTTCACTTCTAACTTACGTAGGTAACTGACCTCATTGCCTATGCTAAATTAGCattggtaaatatttttttattaattttttttattttcataaataatttatcgatGTTAAATTAGCATAGAAAATGAGGTTAATTACCTATGCAGAATGAAAGCATTGGCAAATAGGCTTATTGCCCATGCaaatttagcatcgataaataatatttttattaattttttaattttgataaattatttatcgatgctaaatttGCGTAGATAATAAGCTTAATTGCCTATGCTTCCATCTTACATAGGTAATTAACTTCATTGTCTATGCTAACTTAGCATCgacaaattatttattttttattaaatttttattttcataaataatttgtCAATGCTAAATTAGCGTAGGTAATGAGGCTAATTACCTACGCAAGAAGTAAGTGTAGGCAATTAGACTTATTGCATATGAAaaattagcatcgataaatattttttattaattttttttattttgacaaaTCATTTACCGACGATAAATTTTTATAAGTAATAAGCCAATTATCTATGCTTTCTTTTTGCATAGGTAATTAATCTCATTACCTATGCTAACTTAGCATCAACAAATGGTTTgcctttttgtaaattttttttgtttttataaataatttgttGATGCTAAGTTAACATAGGCAATGAGGTTAATTACCTATGTAAGATAGAAGTATAGAAAATTAGGCTTATTGCCTATTTAAATTTAGCATCGAcaaatgatttatttttttattaattattttattttagcaGATAATTTATCGATGCTAAATATTCATAGTGAATAAGCCTAATTGCTTACGCTTATTTCTTATGTAACTAATTAATCTCATTGCCTATGCTAATTTAGCATCGAcagatgatttatttttttattaattttattatttttgtaaataatttacaaacGTTAAATTAGCATAGGCAATGAGTTAATTACCTACGCAAGTTTGAAGCATATACAATTAGGTTTATTACCTATACAAATTTAACGTCGAcaaatgatttatttttttattaattttttttatttttataaataatttatcgatACTAAATTAGCATAGGCAATGAGGTTAATTACCTACGCAAGATTGAAGCGTAGGCAATTAGGCTTATTGCCTACGCAAATTTAGCGTTGGCAAATGGTttgtttttttattaatttttttattttggcaaaTCATTTGCCGATGTTAAATAAGTCTAATTACCTATGCTTCAATCTTGCATAAGTAATTAACCTCATTACCTATGCtaatttagcatcgataaatatttttattttttaaaaataatttatcattatttaaataattttatcaatatattttaaaatttaaagtttatcttcatcattcattatctaaataattattgttagaataTCGTCACAAAAGATCGTCTCAATCTGATAGCCTTAGTTACgtagatcaataaaatttgatttcgatggtcgCGAATGAccatatgatgatctgatagatagatatcatcgatggatctaaaaacttacaacaataattttgatgatatttgtagcacacaatcaaaattttacttcgatCAGATAtcgttatcatgatcaatttaataCGGAATGATTTGGGTTGTTAAATGAAATATGAGTGATCAAAAAGCTAAATGGTGTccaattaagatgattttttagataaatcttGCGACTACTTTGATCGTTtgtatggtgatgatcataaaattcaaactatacatatataaatgatccaaaactatatgtcttttgatactcattcttaaaatttttgagtaattatacttgtgcttttatAAGTTCTGCTTaacgtggatggttcatatatgcacggtttggattttatgatcaccactgtataaatgattaaagtagtagcaaagattatttatctacaaGTTCATCTTAATTGGATgctgtttggccttttgatcactcatttttttatttaacagtcaaAATTATTTCGTATTAAATTGACCATAATAAAGGTgtctgattgaaataaaattttgataatatgctataaatatcatcgagatcatcattataaatttttggatctatcTATGGTCTCTTTCTATTAGATCATCATACGATCATTCGTGgctgtcgaaatcaaattttattgatcgacatagctagggctaccagatcgagatgatcttttgtgatgatactttaatgataattatttaaataatgaacgataaagatggactttaaattttaaaattatatcatattcagaaaaaaatagaaaaaaatttagccAACTCGATACAATCTTTGTATCCCCACTGCCACCGCCACTACCTCTGCTCTCTCTCTGCTTTGCTCTATCTAGCTCTACACCATGTGCCACCTCTCCCCCGCTCAACTTGCTTGAGATAGTCTCTATATCCTGCCACTGCTGTGTTGGGTTGGAGAAagcaaatattttatgaaaataaaaaaataaaaaataaaaatatttatagatgCAATTTTTGCATAGGTAAAGAGTTGAAGTATCGATGCTCTATATTTGTATAAGTAAATGTCATATTTATCTATGTATGTTAGCGTCGGTAAATAGTTTAATATTTGTTGATGCTAAATTTGCATAGCTAAAAAGATCATTTACCTATACAAAATTTAGCGTTGGCAAAtaatttacaaaaaaattaaacaaatcaTTTATCTACGCAAATGTTGCATAGGTAAAGAGGTCATTTGCCGACGCACAGCATTTGCATAGGTAATTATCCTTTTTACCTACATAAATTTTGCATTGGTAAAtagtttgcaaaaaaaaaataatgctatATCAGCATCGTCAAAATCTTTTTTTCCATCAAAACCCTTTTCCTCCTCCGTTTTCATCTCCCACTGAACCCACTCCCATTGAATCCTACCCTCctatttcttcctccttttcccaACGAACCCATCTCCCGTTGATCGctttccctctctccctccctctcccttggttctctcactccctctctccctctcttgccatCAATCGTCATCGCTGTCACTGCTGCCGTCGCCACCGCTGCCCTCACCGCCCCCACCACTAACTCCTCTGCTCTGCTTCGCCTCCACATCACACGTCAGCCGCCTCTGCTTTGCTTTGCTTTGCTTTAAAGGTTagaccttttcccacatagattgaaCTAGAGGGGGGGCGATCATGGGGAATGCGATCACAAATGGTGGATGCTTGGGGGGGGGTGGTGGACGAGggagtcctctctctctctctcttttggctcCATGGATGGAGGATGCCGATCGGGGACCGACAGTCCTTCCCATTGATGGTCCTTCCCACCGCCATGTTCTCCTCCCCCCTCCTCCTTctccctcataaatttttttcgacCATTGTCTAGAGTGCTGGCGATGGCGATCTGAGCAAGAGGCAGTGATCCGCGGCTTCCCCCCTTATCTTTCATTTTCTCCGAACAagaaccaacaaaaaaaaaagaggccacTGGCTCCTCCTTCACGTTTTGTGCCCTCCTCCTTCATGGGCGGCGGATCTGGGCCGACAGCTGAGCCAAATGGTTGTAGAGAGGATGGTGGTCGATCTTCCTCCGATCGTCAGACTTGATTTTCAGAAGGAGGGTGCTGGTTTTGGGTTCAGATTTTGGGTTATGTAGCACTTTTGCATTTTAGGCTCTGTAGATTGTAATATTTGATCTCAGTCCTTAATTATTTATAGTTTAATCTTTGTTGtaaaatttattacataaaattttttatgttactGTTTAGTCCCTGCTGAAgtttataatttgattatagtccttcaaaatatttaatttaattattccaCTGGCACAATGTACATTGCTTTTATTTGTTACAATTTAAATATTTTGTATGCTGTTTTATGTgcttttgcttgttataatttaatatgaaaaatatttattttttagagaaaactctatcaaaatatttatagaaaaatttcaatacagagttatctttttttgataaattaagaatCTATCTCTGTATGTATGTTCAGAAAtagtagttaaattgtattgaacCTTAAATTCCTGATCAAGAGTCGTTCATATATTGAACGTCCCTTGGATGCCCCAATTTTGTACAGTTTGGAAAAGctttaatcttattattgttaatagttgatgttttatttcattatgtagtATTCAGCAATTATCTTTCCTCTGTTCTTTGGGTGTATATTGGATAGGGTATATAGACACCGTATTCACattgtatacttggagaaccatgaggAGATGTTgccaaaattttcataataatgagataaaatatcgGGTAATAATAGTAATAAGATCGTTgcttttttgaaagggatagggccacacccaTTAATAATGAGTTGAAATGGATATGATCATACATTTTTAAAACCTTTTTTATAACACATACTTTAATGATGAATATTTCTCATGGATGGATAGAAAATATCAACAAGAGTTGGATGGATGTTCGCTCTATCATCTTACTTGAATACCGACAAGGTATaagaaattttataagatttaCACGAGAGAGAGTTAATGATCCCAATAGAATTAAATCTCTTTATCAGAGACGTCATAATAACTTCTTTCAGCCTATAGATGGAGCATTAGAACACTTGTTGAATTGAGATATGGATCCAAAGTATACTATTTGAAATTTGTATGGAGAATGTAGACCTACTAACATAAGAGACCAACATGCGGGTCAACTGTCTGGATCAATTGGTATCAATGATATGTTAGATGATTTATATGAAGAAGCACATGCCACTCAATGTGGAGATAATTTTATGTCCAACGAAAATACTCATGACAACTCTCCTGACAGTTTGGATAATACAAATGATGGGCATTTTGAAAAACTCATGAGGGATGTCAAGGAGCCATTGTATCCAAattgtaaaaaatttttgaagtttgAGTACTTGTTAAAGCTTCTccatgataaaatcatatttggTTGGAGTCAAAAGTCCTttgaatatatattaaatttaatcaaagaaGCTTTACCAGATGGTGAAaaactttcaaaatcatattcagAGGTAAAAAAGTATATGCATGAACTTGGACTGGGCTATACACCGATAGATGCATGCGAGAATAGTTATGCATTATTTTATAAAGAGCATCAACACTTAGATTGTTGTCCAGAATATGGTGAGTCAAGGTATGTTGAAGATTTCGAAAGAGATAAGAAGTGGACTCACAAGATTTTGAGATACTTTTCATTaacaccaagacttcagagactttatTAGTCATCGAGAACTGTTAAGtcgatgagatggcatcatgagatgAGAATTTATGAGGATAACATCATTAGTCATCCAGCTGACCCTATAGTTTGGAGGGAATTTAACAAACAATATCCTCATTTTTTTAGTGATCCATGCAATATTCGTCTTGACCTAGCATCCGATGGTTTCAATCCATTTGGGATCATGAGCAATGCTTATAGTATGTGGCTGGTTATGCTAATTTCGTATAATGTTGAAACATGAAAATACATAAAAGagctatttatatttttattattgctTATTCCTAGACCTATAGCTCCTGATAATGAGATAGATATTTATCTGCGATCCTTAATCGATGAATTGAGAGAACTTTGGGAGATTGATGTTGTAACATACGATttagtcaataaattttttttttgattatatacGATGATAATGtggataattaataattttttagcatatgacaacttatctggatggagcacaaaAGGATGTTTGGCATATCCAATTTGCAACGGTGATAGTTGTTGTGTCATAGCATGAAAAAAAATTGCCTATATATGTCATCATCGGTTTTTACCATCCAATCATTCTTGAAAAACCTATCAGAATCGATGCTTCAATAAAAAGTCAAAGATGCATGGGCCACCTTACGTGATGAGCGGATATGACATATTAGCACAACTAGAGACCATTGGCAGTGTCAAATTCAGCAAAGTTTCTGAGAGTCACAAGTGGAAGTGTAATGAATCAGAGTTGAACTAGATGAAGCaggatatattttttgaattatcttattgGCAACATCTCCTACAAAGTCATAACTTGGATGttatgcatattgagaagaatatttgtgataattttATTGGGACACTTCTTAAcatcaagaaaaaataaaagataatccaAATTCTCGACTAGACCTAGAAAGAATGAGATTATGGCATGAGTTGCACTTGGTTCCCTATGATGATAAAAATTAATACCAACTGTAAGTTATATATTGCACGGAgatgagaaaagaaaattttgtgaGTGGTTAAAAATTACAAAGTTTTCTGATGGTTTTGCCTTCAACATTTCAAGCTATGTGAACTTGAAAGATGGTAGTATCTCGAGTATGAAGAGTCATGACTCTCATGTTATGATGCAGCATCTTATACTCGTTGTGATGCATGGCTTCTCCATCCTAAAGGTACAGAATGTACTTATTAAATTGGATATTTTCTTTCGAGAATTATATTGTCGGAAACTCCAAGTTGATATATTTAAGAAGCTTCAATCAGTCATTGGCCTAATTTTATGtaagctcaaaaaaaatttttcgctCTCATTTTTTAATATTATGGTACACTTGATGGTTCACTTTCTAAGGGAGGCTTTGCTTGTTAGGTCAGTTCAGTATCGATGGATGTATTTTATtgaatgataataatattataaaaaaattaatttttttacttaatttatgatcattataattctaattatatatttttttatttatttttatcattttgtatGTGTAGATTCTTGTATAAGTTGAAATAATATGTATGAAATAAGGCACGTCCAGAAAAATCAATTATGGAAGCATATATTTCTACAGCATATTTTATATTCTGTTCGATGTATCttgatagtatagaaacatgattCAATTATGAAGAGTGTAGTACAGATAGGGAGTGGGCCGACATTGAATTTACATTATCTATTTTCAAGATTAATGTTCGTCCCATTGGTGgaagaaaatataaatatatggacATAGAAGAGCTTGACCTGATCATTTCTATGtactaaataattgtgaagaaatctAGCATTTTATGAAGTAAGTACTTTTATATAATCAACATTATATACCTTTCAAGaagtaaaataaataataagcatGTATTTATTATAGAGAGCATAGAGACATATTATTATGACAAAATAATAGAGATATCAAGGGATGACATCGAAGGGAGTTCGCAACTTAATTCAGACAACGTGTAAGTGCTATAGCTATTTTATTCAACTTTTTATTCCATGTAATGTATACAAATAATTTATCGTAACTTATACATATGTTGTTGTAGATGATGTTAACGTATTATCATAAAGAAGATGGTGCAACCGAGGAACCATATGATTTGGCATGCCACCTCGATTCTAGGGTTTCATGTTATAGCTCATATATTATTGGTGGCATGAGATTTCATATAAGGAATCTTGATATGTAGAGACAGACTTAAAATAGTAGAATTTTGACGTTAGGAATCGACAGAGATaatgagattgaatattatggtatccTAATGGATATTATACAGTTAAGATATGGGTCAAAATGATTTGTTTACCTATTTAAATGTCAATGATGGGATATCAGCAATAATATGACTGATATTCATAAAGATGCATACTTCATAAGTGTCAATTTTGTGAGAAtatgatatcaatctgatcctttCATGCTTGCTAGCCAGACAAAGTTGGTAATATACCTAAAAGAGATGAGACATAAAGGTGAATGGCATGTTGTTCAAAGGATTGCATCAAGGGGTGTTTATGACATACATGTTCATTTTGAGATAGAAAcagataaaaatttctttcaggaAGAATAGAATATAGATGACTTGGGATAGTATAGTGCCGACATTGAAAGCATATCTTCTCTGATTAGGGATGACGTGCAACCTGATAATGTTGATGTTagtgaaataatttgatcatgtcagaggatgatgatgacaacttcataaataataaagaagaatattatacattggcagattatgatgatgaagatgttgatAATTCTCTTGATAAAGATAtagatattgaataataatatataatttttttaaaaaaaactcatatatcttatattttatatattatttagtattgatataatttttatccatattatattatcTCTAATATATTGTTTGATATAGACATGCTACCAGAAGGTCGATCACGTAGGGAGGCCCACATGAAGATATTGGTATATCTCTATGTCAGCAGTAGTCACATC includes:
- the LOC105054171 gene encoding glutathione S-transferase U18-like produces the protein MAAAGDHEVKLLGFWASPFVMRVSIALNLKSAGYESLDEVLGTKSELLLKSNPVYKMIPVLIHEGKPICESMIIVEYVDEVWAGRGPPIVPSDPYDRAIARFWAAYIDDKLPSAVRTIIGMLKGNKAEAVEQIAAMLPLLEDAFKICGKGKDFFGGDAIGYLDIALGSWLGWIRAVERIVGVKLLEEKKTPLLVGWSERFCVDGAVMNVMPKADDLVEFSKVYV